The Micromonospora sp. NBC_00421 genome contains a region encoding:
- a CDS encoding endo-1,4-beta-xylanase, with translation MNDVPTPPKRRTRRRARLLVGGICALLVTASSVTMTTFAHADLNGPPGTTLKAAAERSGRYFGAAMGADRLNDSGFLNIASREFDMMTAVNEMKPDATEPNPGQFEFRNGDAIYNWATQRGMRFRGHTLAWHAQQPRFWGSLSGSALRSAMISHINGVMAHYKGKFAYWDVVNEAFAENGSRRSSNLQSTGNDWIEVAFRTARAADPSVKLCYNDYNIENWSYGKTQGVYNMIKDFKARGVPVDCVGLQTHFTGGSSLPGNFQQTLSSFAALGVDVALTEADVTNASTSQYQGLTQACMNVPRCVGITTWGIRDSDSWRGNENPLLFDRNSNPKPAYTSVLNALNAASTSVPGTTTPPTTAPPTTAPPTTAPPTTAPPTTAPPTTAPPTTAPPTTAPPTTAPSGACTATYRLVNSWAGGFQGEVTVANNGSATLSGWTVRLTLAGGQTVANVWNGVNTGTTGTISVRNADYNGTLGANASTTFGFLANGSSSAAPGNISCTSP, from the coding sequence ATGAACGACGTACCCACACCACCGAAACGCCGTACCCGCCGCCGCGCCCGGCTGCTCGTCGGCGGCATCTGCGCCCTGCTGGTCACCGCGTCCTCGGTGACCATGACGACATTCGCCCACGCCGATCTCAACGGCCCGCCGGGGACCACCCTGAAGGCTGCCGCCGAGCGGAGCGGCAGGTACTTCGGCGCCGCCATGGGGGCGGACCGGCTCAACGACTCGGGCTTCCTGAACATCGCGAGCCGCGAGTTCGACATGATGACGGCCGTCAACGAGATGAAGCCCGACGCGACCGAGCCCAACCCCGGCCAGTTCGAATTCCGTAACGGCGACGCCATCTACAACTGGGCCACCCAGCGCGGCATGCGGTTCCGGGGCCACACCCTGGCCTGGCACGCCCAGCAGCCGAGGTTCTGGGGAAGCCTCAGCGGCAGCGCCCTGCGGTCCGCGATGATCAGCCACATCAACGGCGTGATGGCCCACTACAAGGGCAAGTTCGCCTACTGGGACGTGGTGAACGAAGCCTTCGCCGAGAACGGCAGCCGACGCTCGTCGAACCTCCAGTCCACCGGCAACGACTGGATCGAGGTGGCGTTCCGGACCGCGCGGGCCGCCGACCCGTCGGTGAAGCTCTGCTACAACGACTACAACATCGAGAACTGGTCGTACGGCAAGACGCAGGGCGTCTACAACATGATCAAGGACTTCAAGGCCCGTGGTGTCCCGGTCGACTGCGTCGGTCTCCAGACCCACTTCACCGGTGGTAGCTCGCTGCCCGGCAACTTCCAGCAGACGCTGTCGAGTTTCGCCGCCCTCGGGGTGGACGTGGCGTTGACCGAGGCCGACGTCACCAACGCCTCGACCAGCCAGTACCAGGGCCTGACCCAGGCCTGCATGAACGTCCCCCGCTGCGTCGGCATCACCACCTGGGGCATCCGGGACAGCGACTCCTGGCGGGGCAACGAGAACCCGTTGCTGTTCGACCGCAACAGCAACCCCAAGCCGGCGTACACCTCCGTGCTCAACGCCCTCAACGCCGCCTCCACCTCGGTGCCGGGGACGACCACGCCGCCGACCACCGCGCCACCCACCACCGCACCGCCGACCACCGCGCCACCCACCACCGCGCCACCCACCACCGCACCGCCGACCACCGCACCGCCCACCACGGCACCGCCGACCACCGCGCCACCGACCACCGCGCCGTCGGGTGCCTGCACCGCGACGTACCGTCTGGTCAACAGCTGGGCCGGTGGATTCCAGGGGGAGGTCACCGTGGCCAACAACGGCTCCGCCACCCTCAGCGGTTGGACGGTGCGGCTGACGCTCGCCGGCGGGCAGACCGTCGCCAACGTCTGGAACGGCGTCAACACCGGCACCACCGGCACGATCAGCGTCCGCAACGCCGACTACAACGGCACCCTGGGCGCGAACGCCTCGACCACCTTCGGCTTCCTGGCCAACGGGAGCAGCAGCGCGGCGCCCGGAAACATCTCGTGCACCAGTCCCTGA
- a CDS encoding glycosyl hydrolase family 95 catalytic domain-containing protein, with amino-acid sequence MGLSEHPIRRRQLLAGAGLSAGAAALSGGLLPARADAAVPAQVTLPERGIHDTAAATAWTDGFLTGNGEYGAVLHGTPTLEKVIFNHHRFVLPNGSRGVLPPVTSGQLSRARDQAMSGNYSGATATFVNGWALRWTQTYHPGHELQISTPAMTTANDYARITDFRTGEVSHAWTDGSGTWLRRAFVSRADRVVVHELLPAAGQTLDATLRVNTGLDGVPGNVGYTVSATLAGGSGYLDVRGTYPSGGAYGFEGVTRVVADGGQASITVSGSALVVSRATRILLLTKLDRYETAGGWSGQPLQAALAALTVDYATLLGRHAPQHQAMYDRSGIDLGVSAADRQLSTSQLVARQKANPSVVDIALLERLYDSGRYLFVSSSGILPPRLTGIWTGTWTGAWADDFTTDANINLQVAGGNILDLGDAMQGYRTLVLGQLAHWRENARRLYGARGFLAPSRTDGEYGYMLHFDTGFPGQCWTGGADWLLYPLLEYYQTTGDAAFLRDQLGPALIELALFYEDFLTRTDSAGKVVFVPSFSMENRPASTGQLLAINATGDIMAGRHALTAAIDAANTLGVEQGNGQGVQRWTALLARLPGYTVNGDGALAEWSWPGLTDNYNHRHVHHLYGAWPLHEINPEQRPDLVRTARRALDLRGDENLSAHGSLHRALARARLKDGPGVYGNLLKILGRNMVFRSLMTSHNPNLDIYNADAANAIPAVLAEALVYTRPGVLELLPALPDQLPRGTITGVRGRNRIHVQRLSWDTGSRTTTVTLTSAITQDISLICRRGIATVTTTPGITVTSSTLGDHARVVTLPAGTTVQLTLGLTATAPAASYRLVNRNSGKVLDVNGASTADGARVIQWTWTGAANQRWSLEPNPDGSYRLRSAHSGKVLGSPGGSAQGAALEQSTDANSDNQWWRLVPAGSSGYHRLVNVRTGWCADVSGGSTADGANVIQWPTGTGANQEWQLVAL; translated from the coding sequence GTGGGTCTTTCCGAACATCCCATCAGGCGCAGGCAACTGCTCGCGGGCGCGGGGCTGTCGGCCGGCGCTGCCGCGCTGTCCGGTGGGTTGCTGCCCGCACGGGCGGACGCGGCCGTCCCGGCGCAGGTCACGCTGCCCGAGCGGGGGATCCACGACACGGCGGCGGCGACCGCGTGGACCGATGGTTTCCTGACCGGCAACGGTGAGTACGGTGCGGTGCTCCACGGAACGCCGACACTGGAGAAGGTGATCTTCAACCACCACCGGTTCGTGTTGCCGAACGGCTCCCGCGGCGTGCTGCCGCCGGTGACCTCCGGACAGCTCTCCCGCGCCCGGGACCAGGCCATGTCCGGAAACTACAGCGGGGCCACGGCGACCTTCGTCAACGGCTGGGCGCTGCGCTGGACGCAGACCTACCACCCCGGCCACGAGCTACAGATCAGCACGCCGGCGATGACGACGGCAAACGACTACGCCCGGATCACCGACTTCCGCACCGGCGAGGTCAGCCACGCCTGGACCGACGGTTCGGGGACCTGGCTACGCCGCGCCTTCGTCTCGCGCGCCGACCGGGTCGTCGTCCACGAACTGCTGCCGGCCGCCGGGCAGACGCTGGACGCGACCCTGCGCGTCAACACCGGGTTGGACGGCGTACCGGGCAACGTCGGTTACACGGTCTCCGCGACGCTGGCCGGTGGTTCCGGGTACCTGGACGTGCGCGGCACCTATCCGTCCGGCGGCGCGTACGGGTTCGAAGGGGTCACCCGCGTCGTGGCCGACGGTGGCCAGGCGTCGATCACGGTGAGCGGTTCGGCGCTCGTGGTGTCCCGGGCCACCAGGATCCTGCTGCTGACCAAGCTCGACCGGTACGAGACGGCCGGTGGTTGGAGCGGGCAGCCGTTGCAGGCCGCACTGGCCGCGCTGACCGTCGACTACGCCACCCTGCTCGGCCGGCACGCCCCGCAGCACCAGGCGATGTACGACCGCTCCGGTATCGACCTGGGCGTCTCCGCCGCCGACCGGCAACTGTCCACCAGTCAACTGGTCGCCCGCCAGAAGGCCAACCCCTCCGTCGTCGACATCGCCCTGTTGGAGCGGCTGTACGACTCGGGCCGGTACCTCTTCGTCAGCTCCAGCGGGATCCTGCCGCCGCGCCTCACCGGGATCTGGACCGGCACCTGGACCGGAGCCTGGGCCGACGACTTCACCACCGACGCCAACATCAACCTCCAGGTCGCGGGCGGGAACATCCTCGACCTGGGTGACGCGATGCAGGGGTACCGCACCCTGGTCCTCGGGCAGCTCGCCCACTGGCGGGAGAACGCCCGCCGGCTCTACGGAGCGCGCGGCTTCCTGGCCCCGAGCCGCACCGACGGCGAGTACGGCTACATGCTGCACTTCGACACGGGCTTCCCCGGGCAATGCTGGACGGGCGGTGCGGACTGGCTGCTCTACCCGCTGCTGGAGTACTACCAGACCACCGGGGACGCGGCCTTCCTGCGTGACCAGCTCGGCCCCGCCCTGATCGAGCTGGCCCTCTTCTACGAGGACTTCCTCACCCGTACCGACTCGGCCGGCAAGGTGGTCTTCGTCCCGTCCTTCTCGATGGAGAACCGGCCGGCCAGCACCGGTCAGCTCCTCGCGATCAACGCGACAGGCGACATCATGGCCGGTCGACACGCGTTGACGGCCGCCATCGACGCGGCCAACACGCTCGGCGTCGAGCAGGGCAACGGGCAGGGCGTGCAACGCTGGACCGCGCTGCTGGCCAGGCTCCCCGGCTACACCGTCAACGGCGACGGCGCGCTTGCCGAATGGTCCTGGCCCGGCCTGACCGACAACTACAACCACCGGCACGTGCACCACCTGTACGGCGCCTGGCCGTTGCACGAGATCAACCCGGAGCAACGGCCCGACCTCGTCCGCACCGCCCGCCGGGCACTGGACCTGCGCGGTGACGAGAACCTCTCGGCCCACGGCAGCCTGCACCGCGCCCTGGCCCGGGCCCGCCTCAAGGACGGCCCCGGCGTGTACGGCAACCTGCTGAAGATCCTCGGCCGGAACATGGTGTTCCGGTCCCTGATGACCTCCCACAACCCGAACCTGGACATCTACAACGCCGACGCCGCCAACGCCATCCCCGCAGTACTCGCCGAGGCGCTGGTCTACACCCGGCCGGGTGTCCTGGAACTGTTGCCCGCGCTACCCGACCAACTCCCCCGGGGCACCATCACGGGGGTACGCGGCCGCAACCGCATCCACGTCCAGCGGCTCAGCTGGGACACCGGCAGCCGTACCACCACCGTCACCCTGACCTCGGCGATCACCCAGGACATCAGCCTGATCTGCCGACGGGGCATCGCCACCGTCACGACCACCCCCGGTATCACGGTGACCTCCTCCACCCTCGGCGACCACGCCCGGGTCGTCACGCTGCCCGCCGGTACCACTGTCCAGCTCACCCTGGGCCTCACCGCGACCGCCCCGGCTGCCAGCTACCGGCTGGTCAACCGCAACAGCGGCAAGGTGCTCGACGTCAACGGCGCGTCCACCGCCGACGGCGCACGGGTCATCCAGTGGACCTGGACCGGCGCCGCCAACCAACGGTGGTCGTTGGAACCCAACCCCGACGGTTCCTACCGGCTGCGCAGCGCCCACAGCGGCAAGGTGCTCGGCAGCCCCGGCGGCTCCGCCCAGGGCGCGGCACTGGAGCAGTCGACCGATGCCAACAGCGACAACCAGTGGTGGAGGCTCGTGCCCGCCGGCAGCAGCGGTTACCACCGGCTGGTCAACGTCCGCACCGGTTGGTGTGCCGACGTGTCCGGCGGGTCGACCGCCGACGGGGCGAACGTCATCCAGTGGCCGACCGGCACCGGGGCCAACCAGGAGTGGCAACTCGTCGCCCTGTAG
- a CDS encoding NAD(P)-dependent oxidoreductase: MTDEPTVGVLGAGIMGAAMARNLVRAGHAVRVWNRSPDKAAGTGATVAASPSDAVRDADVIITMLYDGGTVRDVIRQATPGLKAGALWLQTTTASLADVAGLAGVAAEHGVAFYDAPVLGTREPAEAGRLTVLAAGPASGRERLAPVLDAIAARVVWLGEDGARGDSTRLKLVANGWVLTVTHGAAELLALAGALGVDPDRFFEVIKDGPLDLGYLHTKTDLVRQGRLSPASFAVGTAEKDARLIVAAGLDHGVRLDVVAAGAERFRRAAEQGHGDEDMAASYYASFTP; the protein is encoded by the coding sequence ATGACCGATGAACCGACCGTGGGTGTTCTGGGCGCGGGCATCATGGGCGCCGCCATGGCCCGCAATCTCGTCCGGGCGGGCCATGCCGTACGCGTGTGGAACCGCTCGCCGGACAAGGCGGCGGGGACCGGTGCGACAGTGGCGGCCTCCCCGTCCGACGCGGTACGCGACGCCGACGTGATCATCACGATGCTGTACGACGGCGGGACCGTCCGCGACGTGATCAGGCAGGCGACGCCCGGGTTGAAGGCGGGTGCGCTCTGGCTCCAGACGACCACCGCGAGCCTGGCCGACGTGGCCGGGCTGGCCGGGGTCGCCGCCGAACACGGGGTGGCCTTCTACGACGCGCCGGTGCTCGGCACCCGGGAGCCCGCCGAGGCCGGTCGACTGACAGTGCTCGCCGCCGGGCCGGCCTCCGGTCGGGAGCGGCTCGCCCCGGTGCTCGACGCGATCGCGGCCCGGGTGGTGTGGCTGGGCGAGGACGGCGCGCGGGGGGACAGCACCCGGTTGAAGCTGGTGGCTAACGGCTGGGTGCTCACGGTGACGCACGGCGCGGCCGAGCTGCTCGCATTGGCCGGGGCGCTCGGCGTCGACCCGGACCGCTTCTTCGAGGTGATCAAGGACGGCCCGCTCGACCTGGGTTACCTGCACACCAAGACCGACCTCGTGCGGCAGGGCCGGCTGTCACCGGCGAGCTTCGCGGTGGGGACCGCCGAGAAGGACGCCCGGTTGATCGTCGCCGCGGGCCTGGACCACGGCGTACGCCTCGACGTCGTGGCCGCCGGCGCCGAACGGTTCCGGCGCGCGGCCGAGCAGGGACACGGCGACGAGGACATGGCGGCGTCCTACTACGCCAGCTTCACCCCGTGA